The Ranitomeya imitator isolate aRanImi1 chromosome 3, aRanImi1.pri, whole genome shotgun sequence genome has a window encoding:
- the RCBTB1 gene encoding RCC1 and BTB domain-containing protein 1 isoform X1 — translation MVDFGKWPLFTLLSPQEVASIRQACVFGTCANEVIYTNGNDEVFAFGQNCSNCLGTGDNQSTMTPRRLDILCGKKITGICYGSGPHVLVCTEDGELYAWGHNGYNQLGNGNTVQGIVPVQICVDVLPKRVVQVACGSHHSMVLTSNGEVFAWGYNNCGQIGSGTTANQPTPRRVCAQLQSKVVIAVAAGPTCSMAITDNGQVYGWGYNGTGQLGVGGTGNQLIPCKVVFVQQVCIVQIVCGYSHTMGLTDQGYLYSWGANTNGQLGIGNKSNQLSPVRVETNERIVEIAACHSSHTSSAKSQSGQVYMWGPCRGQIILAPHLTNFTCTDDVFACFSNPPVMWRVLSVEPEDFLTVAESLKREFDSEETADLKFRLEGKDIHVHKAVLKIRCEHFRTMFQSHWNENSKEVIEINQFSYPVYYAFLQYLYTDAVDLPPEDAIGLLDLATSYCENRLKKLCQHIIKRGITVENAFLLHSAAVRYEAKDLEDFCFKFCVNHLTGVTQTMAFWQMDGMLLKDFIVKAGQCGGFKN, via the exons GTATTTGCATTTGGGCAGAATTGCAGTAATTGTCTGGGAACTGGTGATAATCAAAGCACAATGACTCCAAGAAGACTTGATATCCTTTGTGGCAAGAAAATAACTGGCATTTGCTATGGCAGCGGCCCCCATGTACTGGTCTGTACTGAAG atGGGGAGCTTTATGCTTGGGGGCACAATGGGTACAACCAGCTTGGGAATGGTAACACTGTCCAGGGTATCGTTCCTGTTCAGATCTGCGTTGATGTGCTGCCAAAGAGAGTGGTGCAAGTGGCGTGTGGCTCCCATCACTCGATGGTTTTAACTTCTAATGGAGAG GTGTTTGCCTGGGGATACAATAACTGTGGACAAATTGGTTCTGGCACCACAGCAAACCAGCCAACTCCACGCCGTGTGTGTGCCCAGCTACAAAGCAAGGTGGTCATTGCCGTTGCAGCTGGACCAACGTGCTCTATGGCCATAACTGACAATGGACAG GTTTACGGCTGGGGTTACAATGGTACTGGTCAGCTTGGAGTTGGAGGTACTGGAAACCAGCTAATTCCCTGTAAAGTGGTGTTTGTCCAGCAAGTGTGTATAGTGCAG ATTGTATGTGGCTACAGTCACACCATGGGGCTGACTGATCAAGGGTATCTCTACTCCTGGGGAGCCAACACAAATGGCCAATTGGGTATCGGTAACAAAAGCAACCAGCTTTCTCCAGTAAGAGTGGAGACGAATGAAAG aatagtgGAGATTGCTGCCTGTCACTCATCTCACACTTCATCTGCCAAGTCACAAAGTGGCCAAGTTTACATGTGGGGTCCATGTCGTGGCCAGATTATCCTCGCTCCTCATCTCACAAACTTTACTTGTACAGACGATGTGTTTGCTTGTTTTTCAAACCCACCAGTCATGTGGCGTGTGCTTTCTGTAG AACCTGAAGACTTTCTAACAGTCGCTGAGTCACTGAAGAGGGAGTTTGATAGTGAAGAAACAGCAGACTTGAAGTTCCGTTTGGAAGGAAAAGATATTCATGTCCATAAAGCAGTCTTAAAAATAAG ATGTGAACACTTCCGTACAATGTTCCAATCTCATTGGAATGAAAACTCCAAAGAAGTCATAGAAATTAACCAGTTTTCCTACCCAGTATACTATGCTTTCTTACAGTACTTGTACACAGATGCAGTGGACCTGCCGCCAGAAGATGCTATAG GACTATTAGATCTTGCAACATCCTACTGTGAAAACAGATTAAAGAAACTGTGCCAGCATATCATCAAGAGAGGGATAACGGTGGAAAACGCCTTCCTATTACACTCTGCTGCAGTCCGGTATGAGGCAAAG gatttGGAAGATTTCTGCTTCAAATTTTGTGTCAATCATCTAACAGGAGTAACGCAAACTATGGCTTTTTGGCAAATGGATGGCATGCTGCTTAAGGACTTTATTGTGAAGGCCGGACAATGTGGGGGATTTAAGAACTGA